A section of the Dehalococcoidia bacterium genome encodes:
- a CDS encoding TetR/AcrR family transcriptional regulator, whose product MKLDCQIQNWYDEFMVSDPGAGRAEGRLTRKGVQTRQRIVAAAADLILQQGVAGTSLDDVRDKAGVSSSQIYHYFVDKEALVRAVVDYRAQTVVGAIHEPMLAAIEGIDGLRAWRDTIVSIQDDAGCQGGCPLGSLGSELAELDHVARDDVAAGCRRWEAAIRACLQGMRDRGQLVPAADPGQLATAMLAALQGGLLLAQIERSVRPLAAALDVMISRIESLTPPRRLSDDPAGEGG is encoded by the coding sequence ATGAAATTGGATTGTCAAATCCAGAACTGGTACGATGAGTTCATGGTGAGCGACCCCGGCGCTGGACGGGCGGAAGGCAGACTGACCCGCAAGGGCGTGCAGACGCGGCAGCGGATCGTGGCGGCAGCGGCCGACCTCATCCTGCAGCAGGGCGTCGCCGGTACATCCCTGGATGACGTCCGGGACAAGGCCGGGGTGAGCAGCTCGCAGATCTACCACTACTTCGTCGACAAGGAGGCGCTGGTCCGCGCCGTGGTCGACTACCGCGCCCAGACCGTGGTCGGCGCGATCCACGAGCCGATGCTGGCCGCGATCGAGGGGATCGACGGCCTCCGGGCATGGCGGGACACGATCGTCTCCATCCAAGACGACGCGGGCTGCCAGGGAGGCTGCCCGCTCGGATCGCTCGGCAGCGAACTCGCCGAGCTCGACCACGTGGCCCGGGACGATGTCGCGGCTGGATGCCGCCGCTGGGAAGCAGCCATCAGGGCCTGCCTGCAAGGCATGCGCGACCGCGGCCAACTCGTCCCGGCCGCAGACCCCGGCCAGCTCGCCACGGCCATGCTCGCCGCGCTGCAAGGTGGGCTACTCCTCGCCCAGATCGAACGCAGCGTCCGGCCGCTCGCCGCCGCCCTCGACGTGATGATCTCCCGCATCGAGTCACTCACCCCGCCACGGCGGCTATCCGACGATCCGGCTGGCGAAGGGGGGTAG
- a CDS encoding nitroreductase family deazaflavin-dependent oxidoreductase, translating to MASVSRSGWIHTPPSGLLRRALQLPALLYRVHLGRLLGHRFLLLTHRGRRSGRVRHTVLEVVRYDRRSRVCIVTAGWGARAGWYRNLQAHPALAITIGREHYLPKQRFLTDAEVRATLIEYQRRHRLAARVAARLLGTPIAQATPLPMVAFRPPTK from the coding sequence ATGGCGTCCGTGTCCCGGTCCGGCTGGATTCACACGCCTCCCTCCGGCCTGCTGCGCCGGGCCTTGCAACTGCCCGCGCTGCTCTACCGCGTTCACCTGGGCCGGCTGCTGGGCCATCGCTTCCTGCTGCTGACGCATCGCGGGCGCCGCAGCGGGCGCGTCCGGCACACCGTGCTTGAAGTGGTGCGCTACGACCGGCGTAGCCGCGTGTGCATCGTCACCGCGGGCTGGGGTGCGCGTGCCGGCTGGTACCGCAACTTGCAGGCGCATCCGGCGCTGGCGATCACGATCGGCCGCGAACACTACCTGCCGAAGCAGCGCTTTCTGACCGACGCCGAGGTCCGGGCTACGCTAATCGAGTATCAGCGACGGCACCGTTTGGCGGCGCGTGTGGCAGCCCGCCTGCTGGGAACGCCCATCGCCCAGGCGACGCCGCTGCCGATGGTGGCCTTCCGGCCGCCGACGAAGTAA